Proteins from a genomic interval of Rhodococcus rhodochrous:
- a CDS encoding glycosyltransferase family 4 protein: MNAPRALWVSTSTSTRGGVASFVRTMQGTDLWSDWHIEHIGTHRNGSIPLRIVAFAVGLVSFTYTVIRRRPDVVHLHTASYGSFVRKATLAWIARAARIPVILHVHGAEFHRFYSLCPKPARAVIRATLTEADAVIALGERWACRLQEIAPRARIVVVPNAVRPRTPVSQLPDGRPVNVLFLGEVGERKGTFVLLEAWARLAHEGAVSGAHLTIAGDGAVDAAAQQVAELGIDDTVTIAGWTAPEKVSGLLRDSRILVLPSRNEGQPMAILEAMAAGLCVVASPVGGIPDLVDADSGILVPPDDPDALAAALRKVVTDDAERARLGAGAWRRVCTEFDVDVVSRRFDILYREVGRCPVRCD, translated from the coding sequence ATGAATGCCCCACGGGCGCTGTGGGTCTCCACCAGCACATCGACCCGAGGCGGTGTCGCCTCGTTCGTCCGCACGATGCAGGGAACCGATCTGTGGAGCGACTGGCACATCGAACACATCGGCACCCATCGCAACGGTTCGATCCCCCTCCGGATCGTCGCCTTCGCCGTCGGGCTGGTCTCGTTCACCTACACGGTGATCCGGAGGCGACCCGACGTCGTACACCTCCACACCGCCTCGTACGGAAGCTTCGTCCGGAAGGCCACGCTGGCATGGATCGCACGCGCCGCCCGCATCCCGGTGATCCTCCACGTCCACGGCGCCGAGTTCCACCGCTTCTACTCCCTGTGCCCCAAGCCCGCCCGGGCCGTCATCCGTGCGACCCTCACCGAGGCCGACGCGGTGATCGCACTCGGGGAGAGGTGGGCGTGCCGCCTGCAGGAGATAGCGCCCCGCGCCCGGATCGTCGTCGTGCCCAATGCCGTCCGGCCCCGGACGCCCGTTTCCCAACTGCCGGACGGGCGACCCGTGAACGTGCTCTTCCTCGGCGAGGTCGGTGAACGCAAGGGCACCTTCGTCCTGCTCGAGGCATGGGCGCGACTCGCGCACGAAGGAGCGGTCTCCGGCGCGCATCTGACGATCGCGGGTGACGGTGCCGTGGACGCGGCCGCACAGCAGGTCGCCGAACTCGGTATCGACGACACCGTCACCATCGCGGGATGGACGGCACCCGAGAAGGTTTCCGGACTGCTCCGGGACAGCCGGATCCTCGTGCTGCCGTCCCGGAACGAAGGTCAACCGATGGCGATCCTCGAAGCCATGGCGGCCGGATTGTGTGTGGTGGCCAGTCCGGTCGGCGGGATACCTGATCTCGTCGACGCCGATTCGGGAATCCTCGTCCCACCCGATGATCCCGACGCCCTCGCCGCCGCCCTCCGGAAGGTCGTCACCGACGACGCGGAGCGGGCCCGTCTCGGCGCCGGCGCCTGGCGCCGGGTGTGCACGGAATTCGACGTCGACGTCGTGTCACGGCGTTTCGACATCCTCTACAGGGAGGTCGGCAGATGTCCCGTCCGCTGCGACTGA
- a CDS encoding PaaI family thioesterase has protein sequence MSTDEQQQRQRTYTWEDPAPTSAANRDMHGLDFLRGLMDGTIPHHPTSRTLGFTVTDAGEGFAEVTLEPQEFHANAVGSIHGGVLATLFDTAMGFCVSSTLEAGVGYTTLDLQVRYVRPVQTGKGVIRVQGFCEHTGRRTATARGEARDSEGRLLATGSTTCLILR, from the coding sequence GTGAGCACGGACGAGCAACAGCAGCGGCAGCGTACCTACACGTGGGAGGACCCGGCACCGACGTCGGCGGCCAACCGCGACATGCACGGACTCGACTTCCTGCGCGGGCTGATGGACGGGACGATCCCGCACCACCCCACCTCCCGCACGCTCGGTTTCACCGTCACCGATGCCGGCGAGGGTTTCGCCGAGGTCACCCTCGAGCCGCAGGAGTTCCACGCCAACGCGGTGGGCAGCATCCACGGCGGTGTGCTCGCCACCCTCTTCGACACCGCGATGGGCTTCTGCGTGTCGAGCACCCTCGAGGCCGGGGTCGGGTACACGACCCTCGACCTGCAGGTCCGCTACGTCCGCCCGGTGCAGACCGGGAAGGGTGTCATCCGTGTGCAGGGCTTCTGCGAGCACACCGGACGGCGCACGGCGACGGCGCGCGGCGAGGCCCGTGACTCGGAGGGCCGCCTGCTCGCGACGGGCTCGACCACCTGCCTGATCCTGCGCTGA
- a CDS encoding GNAT family N-acetyltransferase, with the protein MSIPRTHPEKHGSAELAAVARSGEVVRLRPPRFSDHREWRRIRLRDRAIIEPFWAASELSWEARHTQEEWVQECLHLRSCRRSRGFVIEVDGRFAGQVNLFGIDHVSRSAELGIWMDSAVGGRVIGHLAISILMDHAFTALGLYRLTAPICVDNLPAARGADRLGFVREATMKKSFAAGGRRKDHILFAMTADRVPGEGLTAQWSDPSVPLVLPVCSVDRRISPRSLATGCRFVLGTAKRLAPGRAALQAAPAHVGGLILRPVHALSAPLLRQHRREEDAVLEGMWQPSSPWAGWSGHAFGYRVEKDGRHLGTVGFEPIDLVRHDATLRVDATGDDSHRALLQAAGWLLDRAFGVLNIERVQTGVDSCNAVAAGFAKALGLTLEGRMRGITTHDDRLRDLDLWAKVADGSADSETYKLDHATPAGE; encoded by the coding sequence GTGTCGATTCCTAGAACCCATCCCGAGAAACACGGCTCCGCCGAGCTCGCCGCGGTCGCGCGGTCCGGGGAGGTGGTCCGGCTCCGGCCCCCGCGGTTCTCGGACCATCGGGAGTGGCGCCGGATCCGGCTGCGCGACCGGGCCATCATCGAACCGTTCTGGGCGGCCAGTGAGCTGTCCTGGGAGGCGCGGCACACCCAGGAGGAATGGGTGCAGGAGTGCCTGCACCTGCGATCCTGCCGCCGATCGCGCGGTTTCGTGATCGAGGTCGACGGGCGTTTCGCCGGACAGGTCAACCTGTTCGGCATCGATCACGTGAGCCGCTCCGCGGAGCTGGGTATCTGGATGGACTCGGCGGTGGGTGGCCGGGTCATCGGGCACCTGGCGATATCGATTTTGATGGACCACGCGTTCACCGCCCTGGGGCTGTACCGGCTCACCGCGCCGATCTGTGTCGACAACCTCCCGGCCGCCCGCGGCGCGGACCGGCTCGGGTTCGTCCGGGAGGCGACGATGAAGAAGTCCTTCGCGGCAGGGGGCCGTCGCAAGGACCACATCCTGTTCGCCATGACGGCCGATCGGGTGCCCGGCGAGGGACTGACCGCGCAGTGGTCCGATCCCTCGGTTCCCCTCGTCCTGCCGGTGTGCTCCGTCGACCGGCGCATCTCGCCGAGAAGTCTCGCGACCGGCTGCCGCTTCGTGCTCGGTACCGCGAAACGGCTGGCCCCCGGACGAGCAGCGCTGCAAGCGGCACCTGCTCACGTCGGTGGGCTGATCCTGCGACCGGTCCACGCCCTGTCCGCTCCTCTGTTGCGACAACACCGCCGGGAGGAGGACGCCGTCCTGGAAGGGATGTGGCAACCGAGCTCACCGTGGGCGGGCTGGTCGGGGCACGCCTTCGGATACCGCGTGGAGAAGGACGGCCGGCACCTCGGCACGGTCGGTTTCGAACCGATCGATCTCGTCCGGCACGACGCCACACTGCGTGTGGACGCGACCGGCGACGACAGTCACCGGGCGCTCCTGCAGGCAGCGGGATGGCTGCTCGACCGGGCGTTCGGGGTGCTGAACATCGAGCGGGTACAGACCGGGGTCGATTCCTGCAACGCGGTGGCAGCCGGTTTCGCGAAGGCGCTCGGGCTCACCCTCGAAGGACGGATGCGAGGCATCACCACACACGACGACCGGCTGCGTGATCTCGACCTGTGGGCCAAGGTCGCGGACGGCAGCGCAGACAGCGAGACATACAAACTCGATCACGCAACCCCCGCGGGAGAATGA
- a CDS encoding polysaccharide pyruvyl transferase family protein produces MIDNHFGLHSDEPAARPVRILIESSEYWLRNNGDLAMLEVTITRLRRRWPDAQIGVLTDVPLLLRAYHPTAKGITVLSTDPWAEPTVAEDFFAALGPHIVGPIALGMVRFRVWFPQKARGLRRRLERLVRTRLPSEQAVEAPVSASEAAARRPVHPGSAAAVEKASLLLVLGGGYITDSDAAQAHRVFTLIEHACDHGVPVTMVGQGLGPLDDPLLQKRAAEVMPRVDFVSLRENLRGPAILERAGVPDDRILVTGDDAIELAYTECDTGPGTDIGVCLRLAAYAPVSEIARDTVRRVVQAVATEYSSTLVPLIIAEYRSQDRRSTLPIVRGADSVAEPPPRYTSPGQLVEQVSRCRVLVTGAYHLAVFALSRGIPVVALSSTRYYDDKFRGLEDMFGGGLTLLHLDDPALGTKLADAMRTSWQQADEVRGRLRARAREQIRLGHVAFEHVFALAERARVENH; encoded by the coding sequence ATGATCGACAATCATTTCGGACTGCACTCGGACGAACCGGCCGCGCGGCCGGTCCGCATTCTCATCGAGAGCAGCGAGTACTGGCTTCGCAACAACGGCGACCTGGCGATGCTCGAGGTCACGATCACGCGCCTGCGTCGCAGATGGCCCGACGCGCAGATCGGCGTGCTCACCGACGTCCCGCTCCTGCTCCGCGCCTACCACCCGACGGCGAAGGGGATCACCGTCCTCTCGACCGACCCCTGGGCCGAGCCGACGGTCGCCGAGGACTTCTTCGCTGCACTGGGACCGCACATCGTCGGCCCGATCGCCCTCGGCATGGTCCGCTTCCGGGTGTGGTTCCCGCAGAAGGCACGCGGACTGCGCCGGCGGCTCGAGCGGCTCGTCCGCACGCGTCTCCCGTCCGAACAGGCCGTGGAAGCGCCCGTCTCCGCCAGTGAGGCGGCCGCTCGCCGGCCGGTGCACCCGGGCAGCGCGGCCGCCGTCGAGAAGGCCTCCCTCCTGCTCGTGCTCGGAGGCGGCTACATCACCGATTCCGATGCCGCCCAGGCCCACCGTGTCTTCACCCTCATCGAGCACGCCTGCGACCACGGTGTTCCCGTCACCATGGTCGGCCAGGGCCTCGGACCGCTCGACGACCCCCTCCTGCAGAAACGCGCGGCCGAGGTGATGCCGCGCGTCGACTTCGTCTCCCTGCGGGAGAACCTTCGCGGCCCGGCCATCCTCGAACGGGCCGGTGTGCCGGACGATCGAATCCTCGTCACCGGCGACGACGCGATCGAACTCGCCTACACCGAATGCGACACCGGCCCCGGAACCGACATCGGCGTGTGCCTGCGTCTCGCCGCCTACGCACCCGTCTCGGAGATCGCCCGCGACACCGTCCGCAGGGTCGTGCAGGCCGTGGCCACCGAGTACTCCTCGACGCTGGTGCCGCTGATCATCGCGGAATACCGCTCCCAGGACCGTCGTTCGACATTGCCCATCGTGCGCGGAGCGGACTCGGTGGCCGAACCGCCACCCCGGTACACCTCACCTGGACAGCTCGTCGAACAGGTGTCGAGGTGCCGCGTCCTCGTGACCGGCGCCTACCACCTCGCGGTGTTCGCGCTCTCGCGGGGAATCCCCGTGGTCGCCCTGTCGTCGACCCGCTACTACGACGACAAGTTCCGTGGCCTCGAGGACATGTTCGGCGGTGGCCTCACCCTGCTGCACCTCGACGATCCCGCGCTCGGAACCAAACTCGCAGATGCGATGCGCACCTCCTGGCAACAGGCGGACGAGGTCCGCGGTCGTCTGCGTGCCCGTGCCCGGGAGCAGATCCGCCTGGGACACGTGGCCTTCGAACACGTCTTCGCGCTCGCCGAACGGGCGCGGGTCGAGAACCACTGA
- a CDS encoding glutamate-1-semialdehyde 2,1-aminomutase — protein sequence MTESVDLSAKFDRSAHLQRRLHELVPGGAHTYARGPDQYPEHMTPILTHGDGAHVWDVDENRYVEYGMGLRSVTLGHGYRPVVEAVTEAVRRGTNFSRPTLLEVEAAEDFLSLVPGADMVKFAKNGSDATTAAVRLARAVTGRDHIAVCDHPFFSVDDWFIGTTPMSAGIPESSRSLTLRFRYNDLASLDAALTSHPVACVVLEAATATTEPASGFLEGVRRLCDRHGALMVLDEMITGFRWSEHGAQSVYDVRPDLSCWGKAMGNGFPISALAGRREYMELGGLGTDAERVFLLSTTHGPEAASLAAFRAVVRAYGTERPIERMEAAGTRLATAVNALSAEMGLDEYVRVEGRPSCLVFSTRGPDGTPSQEYRTLFLAELLDRGVLGQSFVVSAAHTDDDIDLTVAAVEAALVVYRKAIDAGSVRGLLRGRPVAPALRRFAAPRRLP from the coding sequence ATGACCGAATCCGTCGACCTATCAGCAAAATTCGACAGATCCGCCCACCTCCAGCGGCGCCTCCACGAACTCGTGCCCGGAGGTGCCCACACCTATGCCCGCGGCCCGGACCAGTATCCCGAACACATGACGCCGATCCTCACCCACGGGGACGGCGCACACGTGTGGGACGTCGACGAGAACCGCTACGTCGAATACGGGATGGGACTGCGGTCGGTGACGCTGGGACACGGCTACCGCCCGGTCGTCGAGGCCGTCACCGAAGCCGTACGGAGAGGGACGAATTTCAGCCGTCCCACCCTCCTCGAAGTCGAAGCGGCCGAGGACTTCCTGTCGCTCGTGCCCGGCGCCGACATGGTCAAGTTCGCCAAGAACGGATCCGACGCCACCACCGCGGCGGTCCGTCTCGCGCGCGCCGTCACCGGGCGCGATCACATCGCGGTCTGCGACCACCCCTTCTTCTCCGTCGACGACTGGTTCATCGGAACCACGCCGATGAGCGCGGGCATCCCGGAGAGTTCGCGATCGCTCACGTTGCGCTTCCGCTACAACGACCTCGCATCGCTCGACGCTGCCCTCACGTCGCATCCGGTGGCGTGCGTAGTCCTCGAAGCGGCCACTGCTACAACAGAACCCGCATCCGGATTCCTCGAGGGAGTGCGCCGGCTGTGCGATCGCCACGGTGCGCTCATGGTGCTCGACGAGATGATCACCGGGTTCCGCTGGTCGGAGCACGGGGCGCAGTCGGTCTACGACGTGCGGCCCGACCTGTCGTGCTGGGGCAAGGCGATGGGGAACGGATTCCCCATCTCCGCGCTCGCCGGTCGCCGCGAGTACATGGAACTCGGCGGACTCGGGACCGACGCCGAACGGGTCTTCCTGCTCTCGACCACCCACGGACCGGAAGCGGCGTCGCTCGCAGCCTTCCGTGCAGTGGTACGTGCGTACGGGACCGAGCGGCCGATCGAACGGATGGAGGCTGCCGGAACGCGTCTGGCCACCGCGGTGAACGCGCTCTCGGCGGAGATGGGACTCGACGAGTACGTCCGGGTCGAGGGCAGACCGTCCTGCCTGGTGTTCTCGACGCGAGGACCCGACGGGACGCCCTCGCAGGAGTACCGGACGCTGTTCCTCGCGGAACTGCTCGACCGCGGGGTCCTGGGCCAGTCGTTCGTCGTGTCGGCGGCCCACACCGACGACGACATCGACCTCACCGTCGCCGCGGTGGAAGCGGCGCTCGTGGTGTACCGGAAGGCGATCGACGCCGGGAGCGTCCGGGGTCTCCTGCGCGGACGGCCGGTGGCGCCTGCGCTCCGCCGCTTCGCTGCCCCGCGCCGACTGCCGTAG
- a CDS encoding O-antigen ligase family protein, with the protein MTTAGTVRPGIRSSGARFGRAALTAATAAGLLVAAALAAFVLPGELLALILPGAVGLAVIAAAVYHPATAVLVLIVAMFFRLPTPEIPMLPVDLFVFLFAVALGSFGLWITVRPDRIRQLGMLEIFMGLFVLWNFWSMFASHRFPAVVPLTSQPTSVSRFIIIGTVIPFAVFVMGRLSFDRERAVRGMLWTVTAIAAFSAMMSIFQLKGPTALVWPRYMLENEHWPGRAVGVTNQPVGNGTILIFGFIVTVVLASQRSEPVWLRRLAAVIAVACAYGVFLTYTRAVWLAFGIVVLVGLLCARGFRRAFALTATAMVVAVAMNWSTFTSADRKAGGVGSTSEIHDRLNAMATAFWAIREEPLTGWGVARFVSVNTFFHRAWGPSIPWEGGFGIDAHFTELGIFAELGIVGGLLWITVLVLLVVQLVRAYRRLPPGRLTGQPLAIAAVLAVLCLLVTGFTAELRNFDVTNAMALLIAGVAIGWSDRFVPRKRDPERSPEEVSS; encoded by the coding sequence ATGACCACCGCAGGAACCGTCCGGCCGGGCATCCGATCGTCGGGAGCCCGGTTCGGACGCGCGGCGCTCACGGCCGCCACGGCTGCGGGCCTGCTCGTCGCCGCGGCCCTGGCCGCATTCGTCCTCCCGGGCGAACTGCTTGCGCTGATCCTGCCCGGGGCGGTGGGACTGGCCGTCATCGCCGCGGCGGTCTACCACCCGGCCACCGCGGTGCTCGTGCTGATCGTCGCAATGTTCTTCCGGCTCCCCACACCCGAGATCCCCATGCTGCCCGTCGATCTGTTCGTCTTCCTCTTCGCGGTCGCGCTGGGGTCGTTCGGGCTCTGGATCACCGTGCGCCCCGATCGCATCCGGCAGCTGGGCATGCTCGAGATCTTCATGGGCCTGTTCGTCCTGTGGAACTTCTGGTCGATGTTCGCCTCGCACCGCTTCCCCGCGGTGGTTCCCCTGACGAGTCAACCCACCTCGGTGTCCCGCTTCATCATCATCGGCACGGTCATCCCGTTCGCCGTCTTCGTCATGGGACGCCTGAGTTTCGACCGGGAGCGTGCGGTGCGGGGCATGCTCTGGACCGTCACCGCCATCGCGGCGTTCTCGGCGATGATGAGCATCTTCCAGCTCAAAGGCCCGACCGCTCTGGTGTGGCCGCGCTACATGCTCGAGAACGAGCACTGGCCGGGCCGCGCGGTGGGTGTCACCAATCAGCCCGTCGGCAACGGGACGATCCTCATCTTCGGATTCATCGTCACGGTCGTCCTGGCCTCGCAGAGATCCGAACCCGTCTGGCTCCGGCGCCTCGCCGCCGTGATCGCCGTGGCCTGCGCCTACGGCGTCTTCCTCACCTACACACGCGCGGTGTGGCTGGCGTTCGGGATCGTCGTCCTCGTCGGACTGCTGTGCGCCCGCGGCTTCCGCCGCGCCTTCGCCCTGACGGCCACGGCGATGGTGGTCGCGGTCGCGATGAACTGGTCGACCTTCACCAGCGCCGACCGGAAGGCCGGCGGCGTGGGTTCGACGAGCGAGATCCACGACCGGCTCAACGCTATGGCGACGGCCTTCTGGGCGATCCGCGAGGAACCGCTCACCGGGTGGGGTGTCGCGCGTTTCGTGTCCGTCAACACCTTCTTCCACCGGGCGTGGGGACCGAGCATCCCGTGGGAGGGCGGATTCGGTATCGACGCCCACTTCACGGAACTGGGGATCTTCGCCGAACTCGGCATCGTCGGTGGTCTGTTGTGGATCACGGTGCTCGTGCTGCTCGTCGTCCAACTCGTCCGCGCCTACCGCAGGTTGCCACCGGGTCGGCTCACCGGGCAACCGCTCGCGATCGCGGCCGTCCTCGCCGTGCTGTGCCTGCTCGTCACCGGGTTCACCGCCGAACTCCGCAATTTCGATGTCACCAATGCGATGGCACTGCTCATCGCCGGTGTGGCGATCGGATGGTCCGACCGGTTCGTCCCGCGGAAGCGGGATCCCGAGAGATCCCCGGAGGAGGTCTCGTCATGA
- a CDS encoding oligosaccharide flippase family protein codes for MSSTTPEETDPAGRTVETGPSGRSLMSSIGRVAGASTVALLFCELVSLAQTVALARLLTPAEIGIFVAGTVLTTFFGTFVEGGLRSGLIQRDTDVADAAETVFRVTLLAGIVMSIGALVAAPVIAAIFDNTTAGLVAAATSGVLLVYSVANVPEAMLQREFSVKRRLIVGPAVAVSYATVAVSTAALGWGVWSMVAGTYVSYITLVVSVWSITSWRPGRGRASFALWRELARYGAPLVFGMIGSRVQAATEAVVVGRGLSASDLGFFRYGQRIARIPAMAIIEIGSVALFPAFSRIAKDPGRLVSAYLRALQWATIGAAACSGLMIAAGTPAVVVVLGEPWRGAGPVVVALAGLSLGKAFICVSEEIIKGCGRTGLLNWYTLTEVGVGLVLLLVFVGFFGLVGAALSVSITAIVVGIVVMALAKRCIPVSLSQLAGAILPPLPAAAVATVVLWLFEHHLAQSDTHPTLVAVALLALDALVFAAAYLLALGVFARSATTDLVGTVGRLAATAVRTRRDTRVDS; via the coding sequence GTGAGCAGCACGACCCCCGAAGAGACGGACCCTGCGGGCCGGACGGTGGAGACCGGCCCCTCCGGGCGGTCGCTGATGTCCTCGATCGGACGGGTGGCCGGCGCGTCGACCGTCGCCTTGCTCTTCTGCGAACTGGTCTCGCTCGCTCAGACCGTCGCCCTCGCACGCCTGCTCACCCCGGCCGAGATCGGCATCTTCGTCGCGGGAACGGTTCTCACGACCTTCTTCGGCACATTCGTCGAAGGCGGACTGCGGTCGGGACTCATCCAGCGCGACACCGACGTCGCCGACGCGGCCGAGACCGTCTTCCGCGTGACCCTGCTGGCCGGGATCGTCATGAGCATCGGCGCGCTCGTGGCCGCACCCGTGATCGCGGCGATCTTCGACAACACCACCGCGGGGCTGGTCGCCGCCGCGACTTCCGGAGTACTGCTGGTCTATTCGGTCGCCAACGTGCCGGAAGCCATGCTGCAACGCGAGTTCAGCGTCAAGAGGCGGCTGATCGTCGGTCCCGCCGTCGCCGTCAGCTACGCAACGGTCGCGGTGTCGACGGCCGCTCTCGGCTGGGGTGTGTGGAGCATGGTGGCCGGCACCTACGTCTCGTACATCACCCTGGTGGTGTCGGTCTGGTCGATCACCAGCTGGCGGCCGGGTCGCGGTCGCGCCTCGTTCGCCCTCTGGCGCGAACTCGCCCGATACGGAGCACCTCTCGTGTTCGGAATGATCGGCTCGCGCGTACAGGCGGCGACGGAGGCGGTGGTGGTCGGCCGAGGACTCAGCGCCTCCGACCTCGGCTTCTTCCGGTACGGCCAGCGGATCGCCCGGATCCCGGCGATGGCGATCATCGAGATCGGCTCGGTCGCACTGTTTCCTGCCTTTTCACGGATCGCCAAGGACCCAGGCAGGCTCGTCTCGGCCTATCTGCGCGCCCTGCAGTGGGCGACCATCGGTGCCGCCGCGTGTTCCGGATTGATGATCGCCGCCGGCACACCCGCCGTCGTCGTCGTGCTGGGGGAGCCGTGGCGCGGAGCCGGACCGGTGGTCGTCGCCCTGGCCGGTCTCAGCCTCGGCAAGGCGTTCATCTGCGTGAGCGAGGAGATCATCAAGGGATGCGGCCGGACGGGCCTGCTGAACTGGTACACACTCACCGAGGTCGGTGTGGGTCTGGTGCTCCTGCTCGTGTTCGTCGGATTCTTCGGCCTCGTCGGAGCAGCACTGTCCGTGTCGATCACGGCCATCGTCGTGGGGATCGTCGTCATGGCCCTCGCGAAGAGATGCATCCCGGTGTCGCTCTCGCAGCTCGCGGGTGCGATTCTTCCCCCGCTGCCCGCCGCGGCAGTCGCGACGGTAGTGCTTTGGTTGTTCGAACACCATCTCGCACAGAGCGATACGCACCCCACCCTCGTCGCCGTCGCCTTGCTGGCACTCGACGCACTCGTCTTCGCAGCCGCCTATCTTCTGGCGCTCGGCGTGTTCGCGAGATCCGCCACGACCGACCTGGTCGGCACGGTCGGCCGACTTGCCGCAACCGCCGTCAGGACGAGGAGGGATACCCGTGTCGATTCCTAG
- a CDS encoding P-loop NTPase family protein yields MTHTNTTTDADTLDTATTVGIQLQRIRHFWPLVLLITLGAVIASAVSTYTAEPSYTGRTVLIVSSPGRVPEEDAVMVRGYIDLFNDPAYQARLRDSTDLPPGTTFEARTAAASSMIFVEATAGTDVGAKDAALALATNFRWDVDAVRRAEKDASLDALRSQLDERRRLLTEGADPAYTTQRIIELETLIQQLQGDSTNQLQILQPDAGIAMSEPSMSRNVLVGLLGGLVLGSVAAVLAALFSPTLGTSHDVHTRTGVNPVVEIPRGGSRRKGRARHLGFVRLATRAGHRQVPRPGTLAVASPTRTPATGQVARAIAEFWAGEGERVVLLHADMHTVTVQERTAADDAVTVRTALVRDLLDDPDAPLNRERFTHLLRRLRADADLVIVEVPPLTEDPFAHSACVVSDRTVLVLDRRSGRVGPTREAVELLADAELLGAVLVDPRTGRSLVRRLFRRDKRGESLATVRYERIDSLGPDTTAISSNGHHPDRDAATLLSGKPGATP; encoded by the coding sequence ATGACACACACGAACACCACGACCGACGCCGATACGCTCGACACGGCGACGACCGTCGGGATCCAACTTCAGCGCATCCGCCACTTCTGGCCCCTCGTCCTTCTCATCACGCTCGGAGCCGTGATCGCGTCGGCCGTGAGCACCTACACCGCCGAGCCGAGCTACACCGGCCGGACGGTGCTGATCGTCTCCTCGCCGGGACGTGTCCCCGAGGAGGACGCCGTCATGGTGCGGGGCTACATCGATCTGTTCAATGATCCCGCCTACCAAGCGCGACTTCGGGATTCGACCGACCTCCCGCCGGGCACGACCTTCGAGGCACGCACCGCCGCCGCGAGCTCGATGATCTTCGTCGAGGCAACGGCCGGTACCGATGTGGGAGCCAAGGACGCCGCCCTGGCCCTGGCCACGAACTTCCGGTGGGACGTCGACGCGGTGCGGCGGGCCGAGAAGGACGCCTCCCTCGATGCACTCCGCAGCCAGCTGGACGAGCGGCGCAGACTGCTCACCGAAGGTGCGGATCCCGCCTACACCACCCAGCGGATCATCGAGCTCGAGACGCTGATCCAGCAGTTGCAGGGCGACTCGACCAACCAGCTCCAGATCCTGCAGCCCGACGCCGGCATCGCGATGTCCGAACCGAGCATGTCCCGCAACGTGCTGGTCGGACTCCTCGGCGGCCTCGTCCTCGGCTCCGTCGCCGCAGTTCTCGCCGCCTTGTTCTCCCCCACCCTCGGCACCTCCCACGACGTGCACACGAGGACGGGAGTGAATCCGGTCGTCGAGATCCCTCGCGGGGGAAGCCGGCGCAAGGGCCGCGCCCGGCATCTCGGCTTCGTCCGCCTCGCGACCCGCGCCGGACATCGCCAGGTACCGCGGCCGGGGACCCTGGCCGTCGCCTCGCCCACCCGGACACCGGCGACCGGCCAGGTGGCACGGGCGATCGCCGAGTTCTGGGCCGGTGAGGGCGAGCGCGTCGTCCTGCTCCACGCCGACATGCACACCGTCACGGTGCAGGAACGCACCGCGGCCGACGATGCCGTCACGGTACGCACGGCACTCGTCCGGGATCTCCTCGACGACCCGGACGCCCCGCTCAACCGCGAACGGTTCACCCACCTCCTGCGACGGCTCCGGGCCGATGCCGACCTCGTGATCGTCGAGGTCCCGCCGCTCACCGAGGACCCCTTCGCCCACTCTGCGTGTGTCGTGAGCGACCGCACCGTGCTCGTCCTGGATCGGCGCTCGGGACGGGTCGGTCCCACCCGCGAGGCTGTCGAACTGCTCGCCGACGCCGAACTGCTCGGCGCGGTCCTCGTCGACCCCCGCACCGGACGCTCGCTCGTCCGCCGTCTCTTCCGCCGCGACAAGCGGGGCGAGTCCCTCGCCACGGTGCGCTACGAACGGATCGACAGCCTCGGCCCCGACACGACGGCGATCTCGTCCAACGGCCACCATCCCGACCGGGACGCCGCGACACTGCTGTCCGGCAAGCCGGGTGCAACACCATGA